DNA sequence from the Anguilla anguilla isolate fAngAng1 chromosome 4, fAngAng1.pri, whole genome shotgun sequence genome:
atctATGAACTTCAAACACTCGTAAAATCATAAATGAGTTTTTACACAATTGTGGTGAAATATCCCCATTAGCCATCACCTAATGTGTGATGAGTGGGACCTCACCTCACCCActaccaatgtgtagcacccacctgggtaaTGCACAGCacccattttgcaccagaacactcaccacacattagctaagttGGAGAGGGAGATAAAATTTATTTAGCcagttaaatcaggggatgattaggtggcaagtttgagagagccaggttgggaatttagccaggacaccagggaaccccctactctttgagacaggtgtcatggggtctttaatgaccacagtgagtcaggacctcagtttaacatctcatttgGAAGATGGCATCTCCAACATCACAGTGTCCCCCTCATTGCACTGGGGCCCCTGTTGGCCCACCAACActacttccagcagcaacttggttttcccaggtggtctcccatccaagtactaactaagcacacacttgcttagcttcagccattcggcagAAGCAGTGTGCATGATGGTATGGCTGCTGACCGTATGGTCATGACTGTTGTGAGCCAGTCCGCATCCCTTTAAGGCAGCCACCTCTtcctacccccgccccccaatccTCAATCCTTTCAGTCAGGATCCTCCCTCAACTTCAAAAACTATCTCAGGTGTCGCTCAAGTGTTGCCCCCTGTGGTCACTGTTATTAACTTTTAGCCAGTTTATGTATGTGGACGATCCCCAGAACCCATCCCCACTATTATCAGAAACAGGAAAGTGTATTATCCATCCAAAACAGTGTTACAGCCATACcgctccacctccctccctatTTGTTTGCCTAGAATGAATCTCAACTCAGATTTTTCCATCCTGGTACTTCTTGATCAGTGCAGCATTTTACACTGTTCACCATGACACCCTTCTTGACAGGCTGGGAATTTGGTGGGCCTCTTGGGTTCTGTGCTATGTTGGTTTCTGACATACGTTTTTAGTGAGTACTCCTCAAAAAGAGTTGGTATCTCATGTGGTGTACCTCAAGGGTCAAGCCTCGGCCCTTTACTTTTTAGTCTTTACATGCTTCCATTTGCAAACACAATATCAATTTTCACTTCTATGCAGACAACACCTAATTATATATATGAGCCATACCAGATGAACTTCAGCCAGTAGACTCCCATCTAAATTGTATTTCTGCAATCAATTTGGATGGGGCATAAATTTCTCCAACTGAACAAGGATAACAGATTTTGGTCATCTGTGGCAAAAAATGTTAACCTTAAAATGCTATCTCTAAACATTAAGCCCCAGGCAAGAAACCTCAGTGTAGACTGCAACCAAAATTTTCAGCAACACATAAATAACATAACTAAAACtgcattctgtcattttaatacAGCAAAACTCTGACCTCTTGTTTCTCCTCATGACACTAAACTGAAAAAACTTAAAcatgcttttataaaaataaaaaaacttttacaaaGGCTTTATAGACCTTAGGCATTCTTTTACAATACACTGCGCTCTGGCCTTCCAAGAAAGGTAATAGCATAACTGCAGGATGTTAAAAATGCAGCTTATAACTGAAactaaaaagagagagaatatcACACCAGTTTTTAGGTCCCTTCATTGGCTGCCAGTTAAATTCAGAAATGATAAATTCTAAATCTGCTCCTTGTTTTCACATCTGTCAATTGTTTATCCCCTGAGTACATCGGTGATATgctgtcaaaaacaaaatcaaaaacatatgAAGATGCTGCTTTCAGCTCCTATAGGCCCAGGCTCTGTAACAGTCCCCCAGTGGACTTCAGAACAGCCACATCAGTTGAGGTTTTCAAATGTATgctaaaaaacacacattttcagtttgaCCAATACATATAACCTAGTGTGATCTTAATTAGTCTCCATTTTATACTGATGCtatgcgtgtgtctctgtgtgtgcatgtccgcATGACCTcagtatatttgtttttatatctgtatttaactctgtatttaattattctattctaatttcttttcctgttttgctttttgacATTGCTATGCACATCGAACTCCATACGCTGAATGAAATGCGCTCGATAAATAGTTTCATTGATTGATAGTGCAGGTATCCAGAAGACTGGGGACAATAGTTCATCTGAAAGGCAGGTCCATGAATGTTTGTGTTAGAGGAAAACCAAATTCTCAATATCTAACAgcaaagaaaatacaaagaGGGAGTTGGACTCAACCACTGGTCTTGTGGCAATTTGAGAAGGTCCTTTTGCTACTATAGAGAAGAGAAGAACCAAATGCATGATgctgatgttgatgatgatgatctcTACAATTCTGCTCAAACACATTTCCATCATTGAaagtttataaaatgaattgcCAATGGTTAGAAAATCCATTCTGTAACCACagttgtattctgttcattatttttaaaaatctgctgcATTGGCctctatatatataaaaatacaaaaagaaattaagatTATGAATCTTTAATACTTACTGCAACTGCTCAGGAAAAATACTGATGATGCCCCTACAAAGCAAAGAATACATTCTGTCATAATACTGTTTCTGACGTTATATAAGATTGAGATGACTGAAAGCCAAACATTGGAGTGTATCTGCCTCTGGAGGAAAGGGGAACTTTAGCAGATGGAAATGCAGTCATACTGACATCAGTAATTTGATagtacatttcatttctcacacacatccaGGAATGTTTGTACTTACAGGAAAAAACTGAGAATCAAGGGTTTGCCGGTGGAACGTTCTTGAGAAGCTTCTTCAGTGACTTCCGGGTTTACCCAAAACATAGAAAGATTACATACTTTCCCATCAAGATTAACCCTTTgtgaaatgcaagaaaaaatatgcaaattgcTCTAGTGTCCAGCATTATTTTAGTGCCATTCACATAAAAGTCCTACGCTCTTAAGTGATTGTTGCGATGAGGTGTTTCTGTCATATCTGAATagctgaaatgaataaaaaatattcctgAAAGCCATGTATATCATTGATATATTAGAAATTTACAACTTTCAATAGCATCTAAGACGTATTATTGGCACTGTAAACTCCAGCCTTCCTATCTTACAAAATACATTCGCTTCATGGACTTCCTGGTTACAGGGTGGGTAACCCTgctcaaagagtaaaaagactgccATGTATTTTCTCCCCCCATGCActaaccagctgattacaataattaagtCTCcgatcatgctgaagagttatgctaattagagtcagctggtttagtgcatggtggtggagcaaatacatggtcagtctttttactctttgaagccgggttacccacctctgctggTTAAATAGGggctaaatacattttctataagGAGGTTATCTTCACCACCCAGCAGTAGTCAGTTATAAAGTAAACAGTGACTTTCGGATAAATTTGAAATAAGTTCCTGAGTTTGAATTGGAATTTAGACAagaatttataatgaaatgaaatatatttaaatgaaacacaTGAAATTCCAGTGCCCATGCATTTACTTTATCGGTATGATAATTTTGATTGATAAATCAATGACTGTGCATGGATTATTTAAATgacatgaaaaaacattttgttttttttcccagttaaaACTACTTCTAAAAGAAAGTATTTGTAACTACTTTTTCAAAAgaattatttgaaattgtatttgcTCTGTTTGTAGTGCAGTTATGGAAGCTGGTGGTGGCATATTTGTCCAAATAAATGAGGTTTTTGTGTTCTGCAATGAATATCATTTCTTTGAATGTCACTAAATTTGTTATGTTCCTGCCGTCATTTCACTTTTTAGTTGGTTATCTGTTTTTCTCCAGCATGatctttgtttcagtttgtaGTATGGGCGTGGTTTCCTCTAACTCTATCTCCCCTGAGCTGATCACTCACACCTGTTCTGGTTGCATTCTCACACTCTGTTCAATTATCTCTCATTTTGTAGTAGTGTTTCTGTATAAAACTCATTCACCCTATTCCCCACATGATGTAATCCACTTTCTCACATTATTTGTGGTTTCATCACGTCTCATTCAAAATCAGGGGAGAAAATTCAAACGGGAATTTATGAATTgtgcatatattttataaatccAGTATATAATATCTGCAATAAAGCAGGAAAATCCTGCCGATATATTTAGGATGAAAATTGGTTTTCATTAATAGCTTAATTGTACAGTTGAAATTATAAATGTGAGTGCAGTTCTTTAGGCTGCACAGGCCATTTCCAAGTAAATcagtttgtgtgtaagtgtactGGCTGCTTTTGTGAAATGCAagaaaaattatgcaaattgcTCTAGTGTCCAGCATTATTTTAGTGCCTTCAAAATAAAGTCTTTACCTGTAAATTCTTGTGTCCTCATGATGACTTCCGTAGAAAAATCTTGAAGAGAAAAAATAGTAGAAAATAAGTCACTTATCTCTAATGATGATGTGACTACTGACTAAATAGttgcaggatgaattctgaagcatACAGAATcattatctgctcagatccaactgAATACCTAAAAACTCACTGGTCGGTGcttcacatacaaacatactgctaaagcaaccaaagGGGTTTTCAGGACCAAAAAGTGGAATGCTCTTGACCGGCTAAGTCAATCACCCATCCTGAATGGTAAAGGTGATGTTATTTTAATAACATAAAGGTGATGTTATTttgtcccctaaaatggggggactacgtataaaaagggctgtcaTTCCTACAGGGTTCACCCAATAtatgcaaataccctcaaagTAAGTTTTACAGTCTTCACTTTAATCTCAAATTCATGGTTTAagttcaaatccagtgtgctggtgtacagacccaaaacaacaaaaatcttttCACTGTCCAAACATTTACCAtcacaatgcattatgtgtaatttggtATCTTTGACAGTGAAAATCCCTGGTTTTCTGGCAGCCCATTCAGCATAAATGTCAAAACAGCACAGCTTCCTCAGTAATTGTCCAATCTCCATGTATGATACATTTGAAGCTCTGCTTTTCAGCTTGCATATGCTATAAAAAACCTCAAAATAAACTTTCCTGCACTTAAGCCTGGTTTTCTGGCTCCTGTCACATATCCTCACAGGTGACGCCAGCATGTAGCctaataatcagtctcataataattgtacaaactataaattagccattcaaattaataattaaattattaaaatcacACATTATAGTCAATCTTAACCAAACCATAATATCATTCAGCtaatactaaattaatataaatgatttagcAAAGGGGGTGAAGGTATTGATTAAGTTCTTTGGATTAGCAGCGGCTGACTCAATTCAACATAAgagtaatataaatacagacgACCGTGTACATATAATAAAGTGTATTCAGCAAAGCACCGAAAAGGGCAAAGCACAATTCACTACTATGATGTGATAAActatgtgagtgcacgtgtgggTAGGTgttctgtgtgcgtctgtgtaggTCGGTGTTGTGTGTGCCTGCAAGTATGTGAGTGAGGAATGTTGGACATTCTCCTAGGTGGGGGCTGTGTACAGCGGACACGTGTTGGGGTGGAGTATGAATGGAGGGATTTTTGAATGTAGACAAAGCTAGAGAAAAACAATGGCGCACGAAGCATACCAAACAGATAAGTTATAAAGGATATATGGATATGGGTGTATGTTTATAGAGATCAACATGCCGTGTTAGCACCGGTTAGTAGATCACATGCAAGATATGTTCTGTGCGTGACATATTATAACTAACGCAGCGCGGTGGATGGCTTATTAGAGCCAACCGAACAAACAGAATGTTTATGTCAACCATTAAACACAATAACCGTCACAGTTACATACATCCAATTATAAATGTGGCTACATTCAGTCCGTCGCTAATTATACTAAGCCCAGAGTTACAGCCTTACTTGAGTGTCCTTTGCTTTAAGTtggttgtttaaaatgtttcctGATTTCCAGTGCGAAGTCCGAGGAGGTTGTGGTAGAATGGGGAAGCTGGTCGCTCATTTCTGTTCCAAAACAGGCAACCGGATCCTCTGCTAGTGGCTTGCTTCTTGGGACTCGCTCTGCAGGATGCGTCGGTCGTGCGCGGTTCTCCTAGTTCTTCGACCACCTCTAAAAATAGCGCTTCGTAGCGCCTCGTTCCGCCAACAGCCACCGAGGTTATTCGGACATGGCTCCGCTGCAGGCCTTGCGAACTGTTCCTGGGGTGTTGACTCACGCGGGAGATTGACGGGAGATGGGTGGCGAGTCCAGGGAGAGAACAATGGAAGCGAGAGCGGAAGAATgtggagaagagaagagaacgACAGCGGAACAACGCCAACCTCCGTTTTTATTGAAGGCAGCGCGTTTCCGAATTTACAGTAAGCCAATACTGTTACAGGAAAGCTGTAGTAGGGGGCGTGGTTACGTGAGTCACTCTGAGGTAGACATATGGGCTTTGTAGTTCACTGTCTTTTGTAGACCATGGTGCCTACAATATCATTGACACAACATcaacatttcctgtttattgTTGTGGTGTTGTGGTTTATATATGGTAGTAAGAAGTAAGAAGTGAAGCATGTGTACACACTTTATCTAGAATCTTGCGATTTTTGAGTATAGATTTCCATCTCTCCAGAGGGGACACATCATAGTCATCGCAGTCCTACAACAACAAGTGTATCGATGGTAAGATTATCAATggtaaaagaaacaaacaaccTATAAGAATAAGGGCTCTTCATTGGAATAGAACTATTCACTGCTACCCCTAAGggtaaaatgtcatttaagAGCAATAAAGGCCAAATTGGTGCACATCAGAATGTAGAagcacctaaaaaaaaaattaaaaaaaactgcattgatATGATGGTGTAATAGCATGGTGTATGGAGGTTAGTGACATAACTGGGCATCAGGGAACctgtaaaatatttagcaaTTTAGTATGCTAGAGAAAGATTGTACAGATTACAAGACCACTTACAAAACATATCTTGAAAAGGTCTGTTTGTTCATCTCCAAGGACGATTGGAAGGCCACGGAGAACAACTGTGCGCTTCGCCTTGATGTCTGtgttctgaaaaataattacaatagaGAATAGCACCCCCAGAGGGTCAGATTATCACCGAAATCATTAAGTGGACAATGCAGTTACAGTATTATCTTCCCTACATTCAATTAACTACAGTAAAATGTAATGGTTACCTGGGATGTGATTTGGTCGAGAAACTTCTGTCCAATGGTTCCACCCTTTGAATGGAAAATTTCCAGGAAACGAGGGGTGTGTCTATCAAGGGCAGTGAAGAATTCTTGTTTCAGATTTTTGCTTGTGATACGATTGAACTCTGCGAGAACCtaagaaaaggaaataaaaaagacaagtCAATATAATTTTAGATAGCATGTTTGTCCTATATTGAGTGGCCATGTTGGGACTTTTCTAACAAGTGTTATTATAAATCTGTAATTCTTAGcccacatttttacattgaagCCGATTCTGTTAACATGTTAAGTTAAATAACACGAcaaattttcatgaaaaaaaggcATCTGAACATGTTCTCTAAAACTCACTAGATAAAAGGTGATGCAATTCTGACTTACCTGACTCTCTGTGAAGAGTGCTGGCCACCTTCCTAATGTCTCCTTCACGGGAGGCTCCGAGTGTACCAACTCCTTTCTTCTCAAGGCAAAAGTAGTGTCCATGTTGTTGGATATCAAAGTAGCACTTGGGTGGTGTTTTTTCAACTCCTCCACAAGCTCCTTCCGTTTAGACTCAGTGCTGATCTCATCTTCCCCAATGGGAAAATTGGGTAGAAAATTGATTTCAAATCGTTTAGGTCTGTTGACGCTCCTCAAGATCTCTTGACTCCCCCTTTTCCCTGTATGTATGGCCACATCTGTGCATCCAGCTCTGCGCAGTGTGGTGCGGTAATTACCCATTTTAAACTTGAGGCTATTTTTCCAGCCGTTCAATCCATTAGAAGAGCCTGGTTCAGTAAGGCATGGGTGCTTTTTGAACAGGGTAGATGCAAAATCACTGAACTCTTCATCATGGGGATATGCTTTGAAGCTATACATCGTTTCAGCAAGTTTCTCTAGAATCTTGTGCTTCATGTCGTGGGGCACTTGTAGATGTGTCTCATCTCTCGTGTATATTAGGTTGCCTTGACGTAATCTGTACTCAACATCCACGGCAAAGTTAGGAATTTCAAAGGTGGCTGGCCATGGAGACTGGCGAGAAAGAGGTGATTGTTCTCCAGATGACGTAGAGAGAATCTCTGCGTCAGCTGTGCTTAGTGTAggtgttgctgccagggagatTATCTTTAAAGTCGGCATCTCAGGCAAGTCGGAAATGTCAGTGAGGTTGACAAGGGCATTGTTAAAATCGGGGTCCTCGTACTGAAGGGTAAACTTGTGCGGAATCCCCAGCTTGTCCTCAAGTTGTTGTACCAGTGCGTCCAATGAATGTGGTTTCCCAGGGATTTTCATTTTCCAGATGTCGTTTTCATTTACAATTACCCTTAGGATAGTGGTGTCCATTGTGCTCTGTGTATCTAAAGAAAGGATCAGAAGAGTTACCTTATGGCACTTGACACTACAATCTGCATATCCCATTTAACACAAGATGTAATGTCTAAGAGTAACAAATGTCCTTCCCCTAATTCTGTAGGCCGCCAGAGGGAATGGGTCATCCAGATCAGAGGGCTTGGTGACTGACATTGTTGCCACGTGACTGCAAAGTTCATAAGAACGCAGATGTTCTATGTACCAAGATGTCTGGACTTtgcatacaaacaaaatgtcactgTTAATTACAATGATTTTATCTATTTGCCTAAAATCAGGTAGACATGAACAAGTGCCAACAGACAAAACCATGTCTGGACTGTATTTGATGCCATCAATGCACACAAGGATGTAACAAGAGCAGTGTTCTGGACAGAATATCTCTGTTTCAGATGCTGCTGAACACTCtcagaaaatgaagaaaccaAACTAGTCGTTGCCTTGTTAATTTCGATGGATGGCTTAAAAAATGAGGAGGAGTCCACATGATATGCCATCATTCTTTGATGCCGTTCAGCCAGAGTTAGTGGCACATTTTTAAAGCTTATTGTGTCACGAAACACTTGCTTGAAAAACTtgtgctttccttcaaagtgcATTGTCCACACATCTCTGAGCGGCCTATACCTCCTTATTAGCTGTGAATGGTGCTCAATGTAGTGGTGCTTGGGGCATAATTTGAAATGAGGAAATACTTGTAAAAGTAAACTCCTGTGCTCAGAGATCTTAGCAGCAAGAAAATCAAGAGAATCTTCTGTGAATCTGACGGACACGGCCAGTTCTAGGATGTCTTTCAAAAGCATTAAAATTTCCCATGTTTGATCATTCTCTGGAATTTCAAACCCAATCATGAGAGGGAGAAGTCAAATTAGTGCCAAGTTTTCGTGAGCATTACCGCCAATGGTACCTCTGGAGGCAAATGTAGCAGGGATCATCTGGGGTTTCTCAGTTTTTTCAGTGAATTTGTAAGCAAACCGTTTGATGGTTTTGTTCAAGGACTCAAGGGAGATGTACTTTCTGGAGATCAAATCACTAAGGCACAAGGACATTTCAATGGGGATGACACCCTCCAAGAGGTCATGCATTATGCCAGGCGGAAAACCACTGACTGTGTGGAAATGTTCCAACTCATCACTTCAGACACAGCTAGCTTTCACCCCATATTCTTTCACCAATGTTGGATCTTTTAAAACTTCAGGAACTTGCCTGTCATGATGCTGCTTAGTTCTGGGTTCAAATTCTCCTGGCCGTACTTCTTTGTGCTGGATGTCCTTCCTTGCTCCCATGCAGAACCGGCAAGGATGCTCCACGTTTCTTGGAATCCTGCCATGGAATGAGCACCGAGGTTGTCAGCTAACACATATAGCACAGTTCCTTTAACACTTTCTCCCAACTGCTCAACAAAGACACCATGTTTCTCAAGTGTCACCAAGTCTTTAACAAGTGGGTGAAACACTTTTGCGTAGCCATGTTGCTTGACTGCACTAGCCCTGCAAAAAACTGCTAGCTGAATAGATTGAAGAGAAGACCGATGTTTTGATGTAAGATTGGCAAGAACCcaatacacactgcacaatTTGTGCTTCTTTTTTGAGGCGCCCAGAGGGTTGGAAATCTCAAAATCATCAATGTAAAGGCCAAGTAGAATCCTGAATTTCTCGGTCATCAAAAAATCATTCTCTCGGTAGTGAGTGCCATCCCTGTAAGTGTTAAATCCAGAAGCAATGACATCAGATGTGAGGACCTTCTCAAGAACATCTGCTCTGTTTAAAATTTGCTGCAACATTTTCAGAATAGGCACATACGTCATCGAGTTTGAGTCCTTGTCCAGCTTGTATTCAATTGGCATTActatggaaaaatatttttgaaagtatgATGCTCTTTTACTGATTGTAGAGAGAGACTCACCAGCATCAGCCA
Encoded proteins:
- the LOC118226062 gene encoding uncharacterized protein LOC118226062, which translates into the protein MKIPGKPHSLDALVQQLEDKLGIPHKFTLQYEDPDFNNALVNLTDISDLPEMPTLKIISLAATPTLSTADAEILSTSSGEQSPLSRQSPWPATFEIPNFAVDVEYRLRQGNLIYTRDETHLQVPHDMKHKILEKLAETMYSFKAYPHDEEFSDFASTLFKKHPCLTEPGSSNGLNGWKNSLKFKMGNYRTTLRRAGCTDVAIHTGKRGSQEILRSVNRPKRFEINFLPNFPIGEDEISTESKRKELVEELKKHHPSATLISNNMDTTFALRRKELVHSEPPVKETLGRWPALFTESQVLAEFNRITSKNLKQEFFTALDRHTPRFLEIFHSKGGTIGQKFLDQITSQNTDIKAKRTVVLRGLPIVLGDEQTDLFKICFDCDDYDVSPLERWKSILKNRKILDKVCTHASLLTSYYHI